The following nucleotide sequence is from Podospora bellae-mahoneyi strain CBS 112042 chromosome 1 map unlocalized CBS112042p_1, whole genome shotgun sequence.
GCATGCCCCCTCGGCCTCATACTCCAAGCGCCCACCCCATCATTCGCGCAAATAAAGTACTTGCTCGCAAAAACAGCATCGTCCCCATTGGTATACCCCTGAATCAAATGCCCATTCACATACACCTTCCTCCTATCCCGACTTCGATCATGCGTGCTAAGGGGATCACTAAACGACCCCGAGGGAGGCGACAAGAACGGCGGGGGGAACGGCCTTGGTGTTCTTTTGGCGAAGAGCCCAATCCCCGTGTCGAAACAAAACGGCAGTTTCGGGAAAACCGACGGGTCCAGTCTGCCGTCATCATCCAGCGGCagcggaggtggtggttcttCGGAGGAagatgcggaggaggtagatTCGGTCGTCGTCGCAACAGTCTCGCCAGCTATTGTGTCATTATTGTCCGTCGAGTACAGAAACGGAGCCGCAGTCCGGAATGTCGCCCGCTGACTCGGCGTTGGCAGCGTCTCATGTAGCAATGTCGGAAACTTCGAACGAGGGGGCCATGGTGATCGCAGGACCAGGGCCGCCGGGACAGCCGCCCTCAATCGCGCGTGTGTTGTCGGGGCTTTGAGTAATCGGGGAGATAGTCTTCTCATTCCAGCGAGAGCGGCGCGCTGTCTCAATCAGCCGTGACGCTGGCGAGCAGCGAGCAGCATTCGAGATGTAATTGCAAGCTGTGCGAACGTGTTCGATcgaggggtgggttgggttgaaTCCAAAAGGTTGGAAACCGGGAAGTGTACGACAGGTGGGCAGGGATGAGGGATGGTCGAAGGTCAAATGGAGCCTTGGGCTTATCTTATCAAAGCGAACAAACGGTTTGAGGCTCGATGACATCCAGTCGTCTTGGAGATGCAGGGCCCTTGTTGCGCTGTCGCCACACAAAAGCTTTTGGTAAGGTAGCTGGCAAAGTGGGGCCGGACTCCGCACTAAGTGGGCTCTTACACACAGAATCGGCCCGGGACTGCGATCCAACGGCCGCCCAAAGAGACAAGAGTTGAAGATGTGTTCGTCCTTACTGGACAGCTGCTGCTCTGAATGTGGCTGACAGGCGAGTATCATAGCAATGGTGAAGAATCAGAGTGGTATCAAGCACCTAAACATTAGATGAACAGGACCATCGTTTACACAACCGATCTCAACATGTCACAGTGGTTCGACGGACTCTGGCAACAAGTTGAACAGTTGAAACAACCTTATTATATCGGACCGTGCGGTATGAACGCCGCACAGCCGTACAACTAAGTACAACTAAAAAAGACCAAACGCCAAAGCAGCAATGATAAAGCTGAATGTATGGATGAAAACCCGGACAACGCTAACCATAATGCTCCTGGCAATCTAGCCTTCCACTTTGCTCCCATCAACTGGCCATGTTCTGAAACCACAACATCCACCCTTGAAtccaagaaaagaaaaaaaacaacgcCGTGTGGCCCAAAAATCCAAAATTGTTGCCTGCTCTGGAGAAACTTTTGAGTGTGTAAAAAACCAAGCTAACTCGTAGGTATGAAATGTTGGGAAGCCCTGTCGTGATCTATCCTGTCGTTATCTCAATAGAAAGAATGTCATCTGCTTGCATGCACGTCGTTCAACCGTCAAACCCGTCCCCCGCCCTGTGGCTACTCGCAGCCTCAACTCGAGCCGCTATCCGACTCAAATGTCTTCACCAAatccttgaccttgaccctCTTCTAAAAAGCCTGGCCTTGAAACGTCATTCTTCCCGGCGTCCCAGATCGAGGACCGCCGGGCACCGTAGCCGCTGCAAACGGAGCCTGTAATGGCGGCGAGTTGCTCATTCCTAACCCTATTTGCCCTTGCTGTCCCCATCCACCGCCAGACGCAAACGCTTGGTTAACCGGAGGCGCGCCACTCAGTGAGCCATGCTGAGACATCCCTTGGGGAGGCCATGACTGTGGCCCATACTGAAGGGGAAACTGGGGGCGAGGGGAGCCTTGGTATTGAGCTGCAAAATGAGCCTGTTGCTGAGCGAAAGCAGCCTGGGCAGCTCGCTGCGCctgctgatgctgctccCGATTTCGTTGATCAATAGCATGCGCAACAGCTTGGCCACCGATCCCTTGCCTCATCTGAGCCCTTTCACGCTCGCGCGCCTCAATTGCACCGACCAGGCCAACCTTGGCCTGGGGAGCGTTCTTTTTGCCAGCGATGGCAATGAGAGGGCTGCCCGTCATCCTCGCGACGTGTTCTTGCTCGCGTGCCGACAAGTGCGACGAGACTTCGCCGCTGGACAGAGCAAGCATCCCAGCCTGGCTCACAGGGCGACCAGATGAGAGTAGGTCAGCCGAATTCGACCGCGAATGGGATGCTGGATTACTGTTTGGCCGCTTGTATGGGGATGTAGGGGTACCCGCTCGAAACTCGTTGAGAGCGTAGCCCGAGGGGTTACGCTGATGCATAGTCGCACGTTGTTGGACAAACTGTTCAGGGGAAATTGATCTATTAATGGATGTGCTGGGGCCTGGTACGACACCCGGTTGCCAGGCCACGCTTCGACGAAAGGAATCGCTCGATTCTTGACGCCGATGGCAATACGCAGGACCAGGGCCAGGAGATTTTCTACCAGAGGGTGTGGTTGCATGACGTGGAGATTCCATTCCAGATCCAGAATCAGCTCCGTGTGAAGAGCCTGGTGCCGACAACACCTTCCCAGGTGGAAGTGCTCCATAGTTCAAAGTCCGCCCAAAATCGATATCTGGAATTTTGTACCCTTCTCCAGCCTTGTCACCAGAAACAGGCGCATCCTCACCCGTGGACTTGAGCACGCCGATCCGCGGCCGTTCCGTTGATCTCACTGGCAGTTCTATCGAACCCCGATGCGTGCTAGCGTAATCAGGGCTTACTGTAGAAGCGCCATCATCGGAATGACTTTCTGACCtgtttggagggggcgggAAAAAGGAGATGGGAGAGACTGGTTCCTGGTTCTTGTGCTGTAGGCTGGTGGTTCTAGCAAGCAGAGGTTTACGATGAATCGGGGACCTTTCTGGAAAATTGAACGCCATATCAGCCCtggaaggtggtggggtcTGCCGGCCGCTAGGAGGGCCCGAAGACTGTGTTGTTTGATTTCCATGTGGCTGTTGACTCAGTGCAGGGCGCATACCGGAGTCAGTGGGAGAGGGGCCGGTTGATGGACCAGAGTTCATGTGTCGCGTGGTGTTGCTATCGGGACCTAGGACGGAATGTTTTAGGGGAGAATCTGACTGGTTTTGTAACGAATCCAGGCGCGGTGAAAGGGACCCAGGAGAGCCTTGGTAGGTAGTAGGAGCTGTCAAAACTTCACGAGATCCATTGTAATTAGCATCTGATTTCATGGTAACGGCGCTGGTGGTTTGTGTCTGTACCGGTTGACCTCGTGGGCCGTTGTATCCAGATTGCGGGCTCATCGTGTAGTCACCGCGCAGCTGCTCATCCGGGTATCCTCCAGGTCCCAAGCCTCCTGCGTTGGCCAGCTGGGAAAGCGTAGTGTCGGATAACCTGTTGTGTTCCCGACGCAACTCAGGTGAAGGTTGGGGCTTGGGATAAGGCCGAGATTCTGCGCCATGAGCAAatgctggagggggagcgaCCGGCTCGGGGGTCATCATCCGCTGCATTTCGTTCAGGTTGTAGCCAGCCATGCCTTTAGGATATTCATCTTCGGAGCTGACCCTCTCCGGGGTGGGCGCCAAATCGCTTGCAAATGTCCTGGCTCGGTCAGCGGGGCGCATAGCCGAAGGGCCGACTGCGTGATGATCCACATCATAAGGGTAAGGTGAGTGGTTCTCGAGCTGGGTATCCGAGATGTTGCGCGTGTGCTTGCCATGACCGGCCATAGCGTATGGTGCCCTCTCCCTGTTGGCATCTGGAGGTGCAGAGTCTGTTCGCGTACCCGGCCGAGTCACAGACATGGACCTTGATGACCGCCCAGAACTTCCATCATCCGATGCAAAACCTACTCTCGGCTTCGACTGTCCGCCCTGGCTTAGCCGCTTGCTGCTTTGGCTTGCGGTATCTCCAGCGGCCTCCATATCCAACATGCGAGTCCCCGTCAGCTCTTTCAACTTCTTGCGccactccctctccgacCAAGAAGAGCTTccgtcggtggtgatgagccCACTGACATCAAGCAACTCGAGATATCCATATTTCTTGTGCTTTGGCATCGCAAACATGAGGGAGCGCGAGTCTCTAGGGCTTGCACACAACCGACCCGGACGACCGTACAGACCAAACGTGTCCCAGGttgggaagaggaagcgCAGCAACATCTCAAAACCAGGGACCATCGGATGCGACTCGGGCATGATGAAGACGAAGCCCTCGGTTGACGATGGTGGTTCGGAGTGGATGTGGATATCACCCTCAATTTTCAGCAGAGTCGAGCCATCGATCAGCGCCTTGGCCTGTGGGTAAATAGCGTAGGCTGCATAGGCATCGGTGATGGTCGCTATTGGCTTTtggtgcttcttcttcttctcggcctccttcttggTGTCGAAGAACCTGATCTCACCCTTTAAGATGGGTGCATGTGATCGGTCATAGGCAGAACGCTTCTTGTGCTCCTTTTGTGCCTTCTGATACTCCTTCTCGCTGGGTGGTTCTATCACACACCAACAACGTCTCCAGGGAACACCGGCACCGAACCTTACACGGACGTATTCCTGAACGGGAACCCTGGCGCGttccatgatgatgttgatgctgttgagggtcttgcccttgccggcCACCACGGCGCCCGTGTATGCCTCTTGAAGTGTCGAATGTTCATACATGGCCAACCGGATGCCGGAAGTCCACTGGATCAAAGAATGGTGCGAGTTAAAGTGAAGCAAATAGCGATTCCGGCCCGCGGTGCTAATGCTGAGGATATTTTGTAATGGCTGCTCATCGGCGGACCTTGTTGGAAGCGATTCGATCTGTGACCTCATGTTAGCAACAACTCACTCAACGGAGCGAAGCAAGGGTCCACTTACCATCTTGATCGAAGCATCGGTCAAGTTGATGAACTTGGGCAACACCTCCCCGTCGTCACCAGCGGCATCCAACTCGGCGGCGTCCCACAACGACAACACAGTGCCGACAAGCTGAGCGAAGCACTCGGTCCATGTTCGATCGGGGTTAGGTTTTCCTTCTATATCGCAACAGCTGGTTAGTTCGCTAACACCATATGCCAAGCGAAGACTTTCGCTGCGGTGGTTCTTACTAATGTCTTGGTCGTCAAGCTTGAGAAAGTAGCCCTCCTGATACAGCTTGTTGGAGTGACTGTTTAGCAGGCTAAAAATGGGCAGAAACTCTGCTGGGGTCTGACTAGACAATTCCATGATGAGCGGACGGTATGTTTGCGAGAGGGAGCGAGGTCTCTCGCGTCGGTTCGCTTTAGGTCGAGGGCTTGGTGGGGGAGACGGTGGCAGCCGTTTTACCACTGGAGCATGTTCGTCTTCAGGAGACGAGATGGGTGTTGTTTCGGCAGTCGAGTCTGGCGGCAGTTCGCTCTCGGAGGACTCTTGCAGCGTCGGCGAGCGTTGCAGTG
It contains:
- a CDS encoding uncharacterized protein (COG:T; EggNog:ENOG503NX0R), with the translated sequence MARQGRVRSFIAQFTPRRDSGTPTPAPASPPKSIESSCQSSPIPSKPDSRLDTSVTSPSSSPPFQTSPTLQRSPTLQESSESELPPDSTAETTPISSPEDEHAPVVKRLPPSPPPSPRPKANRRERPRSLSQTYRPLIMELSSQTPAEFLPIFSLLNSHSNKLYQEGYFLKLDDQDIKGKPNPDRTWTECFAQLVGTVLSLWDAAELDAAGDDGEVLPKFINLTDASIKMIESLPTRSADEQPLQNILSISTAGRNRYLLHFNSHHSLIQWTSGIRLAMYEHSTLQEAYTGAVVAGKGKTLNSINIIMERARVPVQEYVRVRFGAGVPWRRCWCVIEPPSEKEYQKAQKEHKKRSAYDRSHAPILKGEIRFFDTKKEAEKKKKHQKPIATITDAYAAYAIYPQAKALIDGSTLLKIEGDIHIHSEPPSSTEGFVFIMPESHPMVPGFEMLLRFLFPTWDTFGLYGRPGRLCASPRDSRSLMFAMPKHKKYGYLELLDVSGLITTDGSSSWSEREWRKKLKELTGTRMLDMEAAGDTASQSSKRLSQGGQSKPRVGFASDDGSSGRSSRSMSVTRPGTRTDSAPPDANRERAPYAMAGHGKHTRNISDTQLENHSPYPYDVDHHAVGPSAMRPADRARTFASDLAPTPERVSSEDEYPKGMAGYNLNEMQRMMTPEPVAPPPAFAHGAESRPYPKPQPSPELRREHNRLSDTTLSQLANAGGLGPGGYPDEQLRGDYTMSPQSGYNGPRGQPVQTQTTSAVTMKSDANYNGSREVLTAPTTYQGSPGSLSPRLDSLQNQSDSPLKHSVLGPDSNTTRHMNSGPSTGPSPTDSGMRPALSQQPHGNQTTQSSGPPSGRQTPPPSRADMAFNFPERSPIHRKPLLARTTSLQHKNQEPVSPISFFPPPPNRSESHSDDGASTVSPDYASTHRGSIELPVRSTERPRIGVLKSTGEDAPVSGDKAGEGYKIPDIDFGRTLNYGALPPGKVLSAPGSSHGADSGSGMESPRHATTPSGRKSPGPGPAYCHRRQESSDSFRRSVAWQPGVVPGPSTSINRSISPEQFVQQRATMHQRNPSGYALNEFRAGTPTSPYKRPNSNPASHSRSNSADLLSSGRPVSQAGMLALSSGEVSSHLSAREQEHVARMTGSPLIAIAGKKNAPQAKVGLVGAIEARERERAQMRQGIGGQAVAHAIDQRNREQHQQAQRAAQAAFAQQQAHFAAQYQGSPRPQFPLQYGPQSWPPQGMSQHGSLSGAPPVNQAFASGGGWGQQGQIGLGMSNSPPLQAPFAAATVPGGPRSGTPGRMTFQGQAF